Proteins found in one Dermacentor silvarum isolate Dsil-2018 chromosome 8, BIME_Dsil_1.4, whole genome shotgun sequence genomic segment:
- the LOC125947471 gene encoding uncharacterized protein LOC125947471 isoform X1 produces MSVAELNLQSGLWQMLTIHERDWPVHDLMASCVPLVDDEELASYLKPGAEARFRRFVRQRPGYFHYDSERDSVGVAKDSPNAAAEGWLAKYLALRISEGCNEVGAEASDRCKSALPTCMAAHLNTIYGGSWALFCKTHSSDFALGESGLALLTVGYHERSIASCIREEGLVSFFIDLLHKIGATEGQPCNVHMLTKYLHFMGSGERKLLHENYRDNLNVFFLLNPANFATTRVERGSVFLKNHDPHYAAALFIRQQLQIQCASAVSLEELALRAKYSSLPVAQLFFGVDTAVRKVREIVLRYPSLFHMDEKGEKVRLRDEYPPDARWNADTELLAVAYFIDILKGIDATSPSRAICFNYIVCAANAAPQSCKNYLDILYPGLEVIGLFHLHPGIFDLSSVNRVSLIQTTEAPETTTAEQCSEHLIEKQAVEYAATLIKHVRHLTPDLFGCCLESLSRNVREYCRAPVKGRLQSIIESGRAALAAHSLRTGITATAQASTQTAMEPTSLPSIPAKEATENKKPTHLSSQKAEVEKQIENRAAAAAALRRESAAEPYVSEAQSDIVLVTKANNRASATSLVNANNAVPSNAQKAQNCGVVGAKAATQAVATPLRKMGAAQPSSKKCEVRVAINSKKETASASFGKASPSVHEALTNVILGKNGKRKARKRAAVVLPSKVDATQPNDPKAEVKTVAVEQAAAASVGEARAACVNGRHPGSLVNSPSGETNPAAGATKECAQTALSIGTDPPGGGSEEKLWAVLERLATLSPSDLKREAKKSPSKNADQLSAREATKITVEVTRMTICKVDCP; encoded by the coding sequence ATGTCGGTGGCGGAGCTAAACCTGCAGTCGGGATTGTGGCAGATGCTGACGATACACGAGCGCGACTGGCCGGTGCACGACCTGATGGCCTCGTGCGTCCCGCTGGTGGACGACGAGGAGCTCGCCTCGTACCTGAAGCCCGGCGCCGAAGCCAGGTTCCGGCGCTTCGTGCGCCAAAGGCCTGGCTACTTTCACTACGACAGCGAACGGGACAGCGTGGGTGTGGCCAAGGATTCGCCGAACGCGGCCGCCGAAGGATGGCTGGCCAAGTACTTGGCGCTGCGGATCTCGGAGGGATGCAACGAGGTCGGCGCCGAGGCCTCCGACAGATGCAAGTCGGCGCTCCCGACGTGTATGGCTGCCCATCTGAACACCATATACGGAGGCAGCTGGGCGCTCTTTTGTAAGACGCACTCGTCAGACTTCGCGCTCGGCGAGAGTGGTCTGGCTCTGCTGACTGTCGGCTACCACGAGAGGAGCATAGCGTCGTGCATCAGGGAAGAGGGCCTCGTCTCTTTTTTTATCGATCTTCTGCACAAGATTGGAGCGACCGAGGGACAGCCGTGCAACGTGCACATGCTGACAAAGTACCTCCACTTCATGGGGAGCGGGGAAAGAAAGTTGCTGCACGAAAACTATCGCGACAACCTGAACGTGTTCTTTCTGCTGAACCCCGCAAACTTCGCGACGACGAGAGTCGAAAGAGGCTCGGTTTTCCTCAAGAACCACGATCCGCACTACGCTGCAGCTTTGTTTATAAGGCAGCAGCTCCAAATCCAGTGCGCGTCCGCGGTGTCTCTGGAAGAGCTCGCATTGAGAGCCAAGTACTCGTCGTTACCGGTGGCACAATTGTTCTTTGGCGTCGATACTGCGGTAAGAAAAGTTAGGGAAATAGTCTTGCGCTACCCTTCTTTATTTCACATGGATGAAAAGGGCGAGAAGGTGCGGCTTCGAGATGAGTACCCGCCAGATGCCCGCTGGAACGCAGACACTGAACTGTTGGCGGTGGCCTATTTCATTGACATCCTCAAAGGTATAGATGCCACGTCACCTTCTAGGGCCATATGCTTTAACTACATCGTATGTGCTGCTAATGCTGCGCCTCAAAGCTGCAAGAACTACTTGGACATTCTCTACCCTGGACTAGAGGTCATCGGATTGTTTCACCTGCATCCCGGCATTTTCGACCTGTCATCAGTAAACCGCGTTTCTCTTATTCAGACGACAGAGGCACCAGAGACGACGACCGCCGAGCAGTGTAGTGAGCATCTGATTGAAAAGCAAGCTGTCGAGTATGCGGCCACGTTAATTAAGCACGTTCGCCACCTGACCCCTGACCTTTTTGGCTGTTGCTTAGAAAGTCTGTCTCGCAACGTTCGTGAATATTGTAGGGCTCCAGTGAAAGGCCGTCTGCAGTCCATCATCGAAAGCGGCAGAGCAGCGTTGGCCGCGCACAGCCTGCGCACTGGCATCACCGCGACAGCCCAGGCTTCGACACAAACCGCCATGGAGCCCACGTCGCTGCCATCAATACCAGCGAAGGAAGCTACTGAGAATAAAAAACCGACCCACCTCAGCAGTCAGAAGGCCGAAGTTGAGAAACAAATAGAAAATCGAGCAGCTGCTGCAGCGGCTCTTCGCAGAGAGAGTGCTGCTGAACCTTACGTCTCGGAAGCCCAATCTGACATTGTTCTCGTTACTAAAGCCAATAATAGAGCCTCTGCGACGTCTCTTGTAAATGCAAATAATGCTGTTCCATCCAACGCTCAAAAAGCTCAAAATTGTGGAGTCGTTGGGGCGAAAGCCGCGACTCAAGCAGTCGCAACGCCTCTTCGCAAAATGGGCGCTGCCCAGCCTAGCAGTAAAAAATGCGAAGTTCGGGTCGCCATCAATTCGAAGAAAGAAACCGCTTCAGCGTCTTTTGGAAAGGCTTCACCAAGCGTCCATGAAGCTCTGACTAACGTCATTCTCGGCAAGAATGGCAAGAGGAAGGCCAGAAAGCGAGCCGCTGTGGTGCTCCCTAGCAAGGTGGATGCCACGCAGCCTAACGACCCGAAAGCTGAAGTCAAAACCGTGGCCGTAGAGCAAGCCGCCGCAGCGTCTGTTGGCGAAGCACGTGCTGCTTGCGTCAACGGGCGACATCCAGGGTCTCTGGTTAATTCGCCGTCGGGAGAAACCAACCCAGCAGCCGGAGCAACGAAGGAATGTGCGCAGACAGCGTTGTCGATTGGAACCGATCCACCAGGTGGAGGCAGTGAGGAAAAATTGTGGGCTGTCCTCGAGCGCCTCGCCACGTTGTCGCCGTCCGACCTCAAGCGTGAGGCCAAGAAGTCGCCGTCGAAGAACGCCGATCAGCTAAGTGCGAGAGAGGCGACCAAAATCACCGTCGAAGTGACCCGAATGACCATCTGCAAAGTGGACTGTCCCTGA
- the LOC125947471 gene encoding uncharacterized protein LOC125947471 isoform X2, whose amino-acid sequence MLTIHERDWPVHDLMASCVPLVDDEELASYLKPGAEARFRRFVRQRPGYFHYDSERDSVGVAKDSPNAAAEGWLAKYLALRISEGCNEVGAEASDRCKSALPTCMAAHLNTIYGGSWALFCKTHSSDFALGESGLALLTVGYHERSIASCIREEGLVSFFIDLLHKIGATEGQPCNVHMLTKYLHFMGSGERKLLHENYRDNLNVFFLLNPANFATTRVERGSVFLKNHDPHYAAALFIRQQLQIQCASAVSLEELALRAKYSSLPVAQLFFGVDTAVRKVREIVLRYPSLFHMDEKGEKVRLRDEYPPDARWNADTELLAVAYFIDILKGIDATSPSRAICFNYIVCAANAAPQSCKNYLDILYPGLEVIGLFHLHPGIFDLSSVNRVSLIQTTEAPETTTAEQCSEHLIEKQAVEYAATLIKHVRHLTPDLFGCCLESLSRNVREYCRAPVKGRLQSIIESGRAALAAHSLRTGITATAQASTQTAMEPTSLPSIPAKEATENKKPTHLSSQKAEVEKQIENRAAAAAALRRESAAEPYVSEAQSDIVLVTKANNRASATSLVNANNAVPSNAQKAQNCGVVGAKAATQAVATPLRKMGAAQPSSKKCEVRVAINSKKETASASFGKASPSVHEALTNVILGKNGKRKARKRAAVVLPSKVDATQPNDPKAEVKTVAVEQAAAASVGEARAACVNGRHPGSLVNSPSGETNPAAGATKECAQTALSIGTDPPGGGSEEKLWAVLERLATLSPSDLKREAKKSPSKNADQLSAREATKITVEVTRMTICKVDCP is encoded by the coding sequence ATGCTGACGATACACGAGCGCGACTGGCCGGTGCACGACCTGATGGCCTCGTGCGTCCCGCTGGTGGACGACGAGGAGCTCGCCTCGTACCTGAAGCCCGGCGCCGAAGCCAGGTTCCGGCGCTTCGTGCGCCAAAGGCCTGGCTACTTTCACTACGACAGCGAACGGGACAGCGTGGGTGTGGCCAAGGATTCGCCGAACGCGGCCGCCGAAGGATGGCTGGCCAAGTACTTGGCGCTGCGGATCTCGGAGGGATGCAACGAGGTCGGCGCCGAGGCCTCCGACAGATGCAAGTCGGCGCTCCCGACGTGTATGGCTGCCCATCTGAACACCATATACGGAGGCAGCTGGGCGCTCTTTTGTAAGACGCACTCGTCAGACTTCGCGCTCGGCGAGAGTGGTCTGGCTCTGCTGACTGTCGGCTACCACGAGAGGAGCATAGCGTCGTGCATCAGGGAAGAGGGCCTCGTCTCTTTTTTTATCGATCTTCTGCACAAGATTGGAGCGACCGAGGGACAGCCGTGCAACGTGCACATGCTGACAAAGTACCTCCACTTCATGGGGAGCGGGGAAAGAAAGTTGCTGCACGAAAACTATCGCGACAACCTGAACGTGTTCTTTCTGCTGAACCCCGCAAACTTCGCGACGACGAGAGTCGAAAGAGGCTCGGTTTTCCTCAAGAACCACGATCCGCACTACGCTGCAGCTTTGTTTATAAGGCAGCAGCTCCAAATCCAGTGCGCGTCCGCGGTGTCTCTGGAAGAGCTCGCATTGAGAGCCAAGTACTCGTCGTTACCGGTGGCACAATTGTTCTTTGGCGTCGATACTGCGGTAAGAAAAGTTAGGGAAATAGTCTTGCGCTACCCTTCTTTATTTCACATGGATGAAAAGGGCGAGAAGGTGCGGCTTCGAGATGAGTACCCGCCAGATGCCCGCTGGAACGCAGACACTGAACTGTTGGCGGTGGCCTATTTCATTGACATCCTCAAAGGTATAGATGCCACGTCACCTTCTAGGGCCATATGCTTTAACTACATCGTATGTGCTGCTAATGCTGCGCCTCAAAGCTGCAAGAACTACTTGGACATTCTCTACCCTGGACTAGAGGTCATCGGATTGTTTCACCTGCATCCCGGCATTTTCGACCTGTCATCAGTAAACCGCGTTTCTCTTATTCAGACGACAGAGGCACCAGAGACGACGACCGCCGAGCAGTGTAGTGAGCATCTGATTGAAAAGCAAGCTGTCGAGTATGCGGCCACGTTAATTAAGCACGTTCGCCACCTGACCCCTGACCTTTTTGGCTGTTGCTTAGAAAGTCTGTCTCGCAACGTTCGTGAATATTGTAGGGCTCCAGTGAAAGGCCGTCTGCAGTCCATCATCGAAAGCGGCAGAGCAGCGTTGGCCGCGCACAGCCTGCGCACTGGCATCACCGCGACAGCCCAGGCTTCGACACAAACCGCCATGGAGCCCACGTCGCTGCCATCAATACCAGCGAAGGAAGCTACTGAGAATAAAAAACCGACCCACCTCAGCAGTCAGAAGGCCGAAGTTGAGAAACAAATAGAAAATCGAGCAGCTGCTGCAGCGGCTCTTCGCAGAGAGAGTGCTGCTGAACCTTACGTCTCGGAAGCCCAATCTGACATTGTTCTCGTTACTAAAGCCAATAATAGAGCCTCTGCGACGTCTCTTGTAAATGCAAATAATGCTGTTCCATCCAACGCTCAAAAAGCTCAAAATTGTGGAGTCGTTGGGGCGAAAGCCGCGACTCAAGCAGTCGCAACGCCTCTTCGCAAAATGGGCGCTGCCCAGCCTAGCAGTAAAAAATGCGAAGTTCGGGTCGCCATCAATTCGAAGAAAGAAACCGCTTCAGCGTCTTTTGGAAAGGCTTCACCAAGCGTCCATGAAGCTCTGACTAACGTCATTCTCGGCAAGAATGGCAAGAGGAAGGCCAGAAAGCGAGCCGCTGTGGTGCTCCCTAGCAAGGTGGATGCCACGCAGCCTAACGACCCGAAAGCTGAAGTCAAAACCGTGGCCGTAGAGCAAGCCGCCGCAGCGTCTGTTGGCGAAGCACGTGCTGCTTGCGTCAACGGGCGACATCCAGGGTCTCTGGTTAATTCGCCGTCGGGAGAAACCAACCCAGCAGCCGGAGCAACGAAGGAATGTGCGCAGACAGCGTTGTCGATTGGAACCGATCCACCAGGTGGAGGCAGTGAGGAAAAATTGTGGGCTGTCCTCGAGCGCCTCGCCACGTTGTCGCCGTCCGACCTCAAGCGTGAGGCCAAGAAGTCGCCGTCGAAGAACGCCGATCAGCTAAGTGCGAGAGAGGCGACCAAAATCACCGTCGAAGTGACCCGAATGACCATCTGCAAAGTGGACTGTCCCTGA
- the LOC125947473 gene encoding ESX-1 secretion-associated protein EspI-like, with translation MVAEGRGPSPSPTRHAASGGVTGGCRRHRGPTDVAPSEPPLRTPPTSPDGAHHAPESPDHSPGHTGATPTRTPPGSPQTAQTIRAVHASLEWTRPRAAGGPPSGRPAWSGVAAHFVPLLGDAAV, from the exons ATGGTAGCCGAAGGAAGAGGACCCTCGCCCTCTCCTACGCGGCACGCAGCCAGCGGCGGGGTGACGGGCGGCTGCCGCCGCCACCGGGGCCCGACCGACGTGGCCCCGTCCGAACCTCCCCTGCGGACACCCCCGACGTCCCCCGACGGGGCGCACCACGCCCCGGAGTCCCCAGACCACTCCCCAGGCCACACCGGCGCAACTCCCACACGCACACCTCCCGGCAGTCCCCAAACCGCCCAAACCATCCGGGCCGTGCACGCTAGCCTCGAGTGGACTCGTCCGCGTGCAGCCGGCGGCCCCCCCTCCGGTAGACCCGCATGGAGCGGCGTTGCGGCGCATTTCGTTCCGCTGCTCGGAGATGCAGCAGT CTGA